The following nucleotide sequence is from bacterium.
GTCGGCCTCACCGTCGCGCTCGGCGAGTCCTGCACGGGCGGCCTCGTCGGCCATCGCCTCACCAACGTGCCCGGCAGCTCGAAGTGGTTCCGCGGCGGCGTCGTCGCCTACTCGAACGAGGCGAAGGAGTCGCTCTTGGGGGTGTCGGCGGCGACGCTCGCCGCCGTGGGTGCCGTCGCGGAGGAGACGGCGGGCGAGATGGCCGCCGGCGCGCGCCGCGCCCTCGGCGCGGACGTTGGCATCGGCATCACCGGCATCGCCGGGCCCGACGGCGGCACGGCGGAGAAGCCGATCGGCACGGTGTGCTTCGGCCTCGCGACCGCCGACGGAGTCGTCACCGCGCAGTACAAGCTGTGGGGCACGCGCGACTGGGTGAAGCTGCTGTCGTCGCAGATCGCGCTGGAGTGGATCCGTCGCCACGTGCTCGGGATGTCCGTGCGCGACATGGCGCTCTTCCGCAACCGGCGGTGACGCGGGGGCGGGGCGCGCTCATTGGAGGTCGATCCCGCACCCCGTGCACACCATCTTCGTCCCCTTCGTCTTGCACTTCTTGCAGTTCCCGAGCGACGCCTGGACGACGGGCGCAGGGCACTCGGGGGTGGGGCAGACCGGGGTCGGGCACACGGGATCCCCGCCGCCGAGGCAGGCCACCGGCGAGGAGGCGCCGCCGATCTCGCACGTCGAGGGTCCGCCGGCCGGGTTGCCGGTGATGAGCTCGCCGGCGAACGGCACGATGACGCCGCCGGCCTCGGCGAGGAAGGCGCCGCCGGCGTTGTTCACGGCGGTGAGCCCGGCGGTGTTGATCACCGCGCCGCCGCTCGCCTGTACCCCGACGCCGCTGTGCGCGACCACCGCGTCGTGCAGGTGCAGCTCGGCCCCGTTCTCGGCCCAGAACCCGGCGGCGGAGGAATCGGTGACGCTCGTGTCGTGCGCGAGGGCGACGAGCGAGCCCGCGACGCGCAGCCCGATCCCCACCGTGGCGAGGCGTGAGCCTTCGACGGTGACGCGCGGCGTGCCGCCGCCGGGCGTCACCCGGATCCCGGCCCCGCCGATGTTGCGGATCACCGTGTCGGCGACGTGGAGGTTGCCGGACCCTTCCGCGGAGATGCCGAGCTGCGAGAAGTTCTCGATGACGCAGTCCTCGACGTGCAGCTCGGCGCCCTGGAGGAAGCGCACGCCGGTGACCCCCGGCGACGGCGCATCGCTGGCGCCGTTGATGCTGAGCCGGCGCAGGACGACACGGACGTTCGTGCCGTTCACGATGACGCCGGTCGTCGACGAGGCGAGGATCGAAGCGTGCACGCCGCCGCCGTCGATGACGATGTTCTTGGTGATCGTGACGGCGCCGTAGCCGGCGGGATCGAGGGCGTTGATCTCGCCGCCGTTCGCGGTCTTCGAGATCGCGCCTGCCCAGGTCTTGCAGGGTGCGGTGCGGCTGCACGGGTTGGCGTCGTCGCCGACCCCGGAAACCCAGGTGCGTGTCGCCTGAGCCGCGGCGGGCGCCGCTGTCCAGGGAGCCAGCAGGAGTGCGAGCACGAGCCACGACGAGCGGGCGGAGAGCGCACGGGACGGCGGTATCGGCATGACATCGCTCTGCCACGGATCGGTCCGAATCACACGCGACCGCCGCGCGCTCCGCTCGGCCGTCCGTTTTCGCAGACCGGCGCTCCGTGTTCCTGGACGCGGGGAGCGAGAGATCGACGCTCCCCGGGCGCGATGGTCGGTCCGATCGGCGGCCTCCGGATTGCAGTGGCGTTCCGCACGGGAGATCCGAGCCTGGAGGGCGAGATGGGCAAGAACATCGTCCTGCTGTCCGACGGAACTGGCAACAGTGCCGCCAAGCTCTTCCGGACGAACGTGTGGAGGCTCTACGAAGCGCTCGATCGGAGCGATCCGACGGCGCAGGTCGCATATTACGACGACGGAATCGGTACGTCGTCGTTTCGGCCATTGGCGGCCGTTACCGGCATCTTCGGCATCGGGCTCAAGCGCAACGTCCTCGACCTCTACCGCTTTCTCTGCCGGAACCACGCCCCGGGCGACCGCATCTACTGCTTCGGGTTCAGCCGCGGCGCGTTCACCGCCCGCGTGCTGGCGGGCTTCATCGCGGACCAAGGCATCGTCCCGTACGCGGGCGACGAGGCGGCGCTCGTGAAGGCCAGTGCCGCCGCGTATCGCCGCTTCCGCAAGCGCTTCGACGTCAGCCTGGGTCTCGTCGGCCCGCTGCGTCGGCTGCGGGATTGGGTGTTGCGGGATCCTCCGAGCGGGAACGTGCCGGCGACCGTCGAGTTCGTCGGCGTCTGGGATACCGTGGCGGCGTACGGCGGGCCGATCGAGGAGATCACCCGCGCCGTCGACCACTGGGTGTGGCCCCTGTCGATGCCCGATCGCTTCATGTCGAGCAGAGTCCGGCGAGGATGCCATGCGATTGCCCTCGACGACGAGCGCAACTCCTTCCATCCCCTTCTCTGGGACGAAGAGCACCTCGACCACGAGAACGGCCCACCGTTGGACCAGCATGGGTCCTGGACACCGCCCGGGGCGAGCCTTCCCCCGATCGACCAACAGCGGATCAGCCAGGTCTGGTTCACAGGCATGCACTCGGACGTCGGCGGGGGGTACGCGCAGGACGGGCTCGCCTACAAGGCCCTCGATTGGATGATCGATCGGGCGTCGGTCTACGGCCTCCACTTGGAGGCGTCCGAGCGGCAGCGGATCCGGGAGCGCGCGCGCCATCTCGATCGGATGAACGACTCACGCCGCGGCGTCGTCGGTGGCTACTATCGGTACAAGCCCCGCAGGATCGCAGACATCCTCGCGCGGAACGCGAAGAAGGCGACGCTTCGCGGCGACCTCGCCCACATGATGCATTCGCTTCGCGGCGGATTGCCGGTCGCCGCCGCGCACGGCTCGAACAGCGGTCCGATGATTCACGAGAGCGTCTTCGAGCGCATCCGCTCGCGATCCGACGGTTACGCGCCGATCGTGCTGCCCGGCGTCTATCGCGAGACGAGCGCACTGGGCGGCGTCCGCGCGCTGACGCCGCCGGACGTGGCGCTCGCTGCGGCCCGGGCCGAGCACCAGGAGCTGGCCTGGGACTGGGTCTGGGCGAGGCGCGTCGTGTACTTCGCCACGCTGCTGGCGTCGCTCGTCCTGCTCGCGTTGCCGTGGGTCGATCCCAACTGGCCGATCGCCGAGCGGGGCTTGGGCGGGGACACCGTGGGGTCGAAGGCGCACCTCCTGGCCGAACTCGTGCCCGGCCCGCTGTCACCCTGGGCCAATGCGCTCGTGGCTACGCCCATCCGGTTCGCGTTGGTCGTCGCCCTGCTCGTCGTCCTCATGGAGAGCGGGAGGCATCTCGAGGGGCGCATAAACAATGCGATGCGCCAGCTCTGGGATCCGGCGGTTCTCGCCCAGCGGATGGGATCGCCCGTCGTTCACGGCCTGCTCTACCGGACGCGGACGTCGAAGTACTATCGCGGCTTCTTCTATGCCCTCACGAACTGGATCGTGCCGACGCTCCTGGCGATCGGCTTCTACGGGGTGCTCATGATCGTGACCCTGTGGTTGGCGCGTGCCTTTGCCGGAGTCGAGGCCAGCGCACTTCCGTAACGCCGCGGCGTATTCGGCACTCAGCCGCGCCCGGCGCGCCAGCGTGCGACGCCGCGCAGCCCGAGCCCGCCCAGCGCGAGCGCCAGCAGCGGCACGTAGGTCGCGTCGCCCTTGGCGACGCGGCCGTAGTACGAGAAGGCGAACACGAACCAGAGGTAGTGGATGCCGAAGGCGTGCAGCCGCTTCCAGGAGCGGCCGAGCCGGCGTACGGCGGCGTCGGTCGACGTCGCCGCCATCGCGAACATCGTCAGGTAGGCGCCGCCGCCCACGACGATGGTGATCGGCTCGGGCGGCTTCCCGCTGAGGACGACGAAGGTGACGAGCGCCGCCAGGTGGAGCGTGTGCGCGGTCGCGAACGCCAGCCCCGCGGCACGTCGCCGGCGCATGAGGCCGCGCGACGCCGCGCCCGGCGCGAGCCGGTACCAGGCGCTGGCGACGTAGACCGGCATGAAGAGCAGAAACGACACGCGGGCCGTCCAGCGTGCGGCGAGGCGCCAGCCGTCGATCGGCGTGGGGCCGGCCGACAGGCCGAGCAGGATGGCGCCGGCACCGGCGACGGCGGCGCCGCCGCACAGCGCAGCGATGGTGGCGGGCGAGCGTGCCGCCGGGGGCGAGCGGACGAGGGCGACGGACATGCGGGCCTCCTCTGGCGCGCACCTTGGCCGGCATGCTGCGGGCGACGCAACGGCGCGCGTTCGGCGTTGCCGGCGGGCGGCGCGGCTGCTAGCGCGGCGCCGTCGTCCGATGCGCTGCTTCGTCGCCGTCGAGGTCCCGGAGGACGTCCGCGCCGCGCTGGCGTGCGCGCAGGAGCGCCTGCGCGCCGCCGCGCCGCGGGCCGACGTGCGCTGGAGCGACGCCGCCAAGCTGCACCTGACGCTGCGCTTCCTCGGCGAGGTGGTGTCCGCACGGATCGCGTCGATCGAGGACGCGCTGCGCCTGGTCGCCGCCCGCCACGGGCCGCTCGCGCTCGCGGCCGGCGGCCTCGGCGCCGCTTCCCCGGCCCCAGCGCGGCCGCGCGTCCTCTGGGCCGGGGTGGGCGGCGATCTGCGCTGACCTTGGGCTGCTCGCGGCCGACGTCGAGCGCACGCTCGCGCCGCTCGGCTTCCCGCACGAGGCGCGGCCGTTCCGCCCGCACCTGACGCTCGCCCGCGTCCGCTCGCCGCGCGGCGTGGCCCGGGTGACGGCGGCGTTCGCGGCCGTCGGGACGGCTCCCTTCGGCGCCTGGACGGCGGACGCGCTGACGCTCTTCCGCAGCCATCTCGGCGCCGGCGGCTCGACCTACGAGCCGCTGGCACATGTGCCGCTCGGCGTCGTCAGCGGCTGACCGCGTGGGGCGCGAATGCTCCGGAGAAAGGCACGGCCACGGCTGGAGACTCCGAAACGCGCAGAGTAGAGTGGGCGCCATTCGAGACCCGTCACAGGACGTGACGGCGGCGGGGAGGGACTTCCAAGATGGGCATCGACGTGAACCGCGAGCGGGCGATCGACCTCGCGCTCAGCCAGATCGAGAAGCAGTTCGGCAAGGGCGCGATCATGAAGCTGGGCGAGGACGGCCTCGCGCAGCAGGACATCGCCGCCCTGCCCACCGGGTCGCTCGGGCTCGACATCGCGCTCGGCATCGGTGGCGTCCCGCGCGGTCGCGTCATCGAGATCTTCGGGCCGGAGTCGTCGGGCAAGACCACGCTGGCGCTCCACCTCGTCGCCGAGGCGCAGAAGCGCGGCGGCATCTGCGCCTTCGTCGACGCCGAGCACGCGCTCGATGTCGGCTACGCCCGCAAGCTGGGTGTGAAGAGCGAGGACCTGCTGATCTCGCAGCCCGACCACGGCGAGCAGGCGCTCGAGATCGCCGACACGCTCGTGCGCTCCGGCGCCATCGACGTGCTCGTGATCGACTCCGTCGCCGCGC
It contains:
- the thpR gene encoding RNA 2',3'-cyclic phosphodiesterase → MRCFVAVEVPEDVRAALACAQERLRAAAPRADVRWSDAAKLHLTLRFLGEVVSARIASIEDALRLVAARHGPLALAAGGLGAASPAPARPRVLWAGVGGDLR
- a CDS encoding right-handed parallel beta-helix repeat-containing protein, whose product is MPIPPSRALSARSSWLVLALLLAPWTAAPAAAQATRTWVSGVGDDANPCSRTAPCKTWAGAISKTANGGEINALDPAGYGAVTITKNIVIDGGGVHASILASSTTGVIVNGTNVRVVLRRLSINGASDAPSPGVTGVRFLQGAELHVEDCVIENFSQLGISAEGSGNLHVADTVIRNIGGAGIRVTPGGGTPRVTVEGSRLATVGIGLRVAGSLVALAHDTSVTDSSAAGFWAENGAELHLHDAVVAHSGVGVQASGGAVINTAGLTAVNNAGGAFLAEAGGVIVPFAGELITGNPAGGPSTCEIGGASSPVACLGGGDPVCPTPVCPTPECPAPVVQASLGNCKKCKTKGTKMVCTGCGIDLQ
- a CDS encoding DUF2235 domain-containing protein, which produces MVGPIGGLRIAVAFRTGDPSLEGEMGKNIVLLSDGTGNSAAKLFRTNVWRLYEALDRSDPTAQVAYYDDGIGTSSFRPLAAVTGIFGIGLKRNVLDLYRFLCRNHAPGDRIYCFGFSRGAFTARVLAGFIADQGIVPYAGDEAALVKASAAAYRRFRKRFDVSLGLVGPLRRLRDWVLRDPPSGNVPATVEFVGVWDTVAAYGGPIEEITRAVDHWVWPLSMPDRFMSSRVRRGCHAIALDDERNSFHPLLWDEEHLDHENGPPLDQHGSWTPPGASLPPIDQQRISQVWFTGMHSDVGGGYAQDGLAYKALDWMIDRASVYGLHLEASERQRIRERARHLDRMNDSRRGVVGGYYRYKPRRIADILARNAKKATLRGDLAHMMHSLRGGLPVAAAHGSNSGPMIHESVFERIRSRSDGYAPIVLPGVYRETSALGGVRALTPPDVALAAARAEHQELAWDWVWARRVVYFATLLASLVLLALPWVDPNWPIAERGLGGDTVGSKAHLLAELVPGPLSPWANALVATPIRFALVVALLVVLMESGRHLEGRINNAMRQLWDPAVLAQRMGSPVVHGLLYRTRTSKYYRGFFYALTNWIVPTLLAIGFYGVLMIVTLWLARAFAGVEASALP